DNA from Ruficoccus amylovorans:
CCGCGCAGGAGGAGCGTGTCGTCCGCCGTCACCTCAAGCGAGCCGGGGCGCGTCGGCGCGTTCAGACGCAGGTGGCCGCTGGCTTGCGCGGGCTCTCCGTTGACACGCAGGTCGCGGATGTCGGCGGGGAGGCTGACTGAGAGGGCTTGCCCCAACTCGAAGTTGTCCGCGCGCGGGCCGGGCTTTCCGTCGCGCAACTGCTCGACGAAACGGCCCGCGAGCAGGACCGTGGCCGGGAGCTTGAGGGCGTTGCTGTCGCGTAGTGAAAAATTGAATACAAGGTCGCGTCCTTGCGGATGCTCACGGGTCCAGATGAGCGGGGTGCCGCCGAGCCAGACCAACGGTGTTTCGCCGGGCCCGAGTTGGGCGGGGGTGACGCCGCCGCGCACGGTGAGCGTGTTCCAGTTGAGTCCCTCGTTGAGCGGGTGGTCTTCGACGCTGATGGCGCCAGCGGGTAGCGTGGAAGTCTCGGTGGTGGGGGCGAACAGTACCTGGTGGACGATGTCACCGGGAAGATGGTTCAGGTCCGAAGATTCGGCCACAAGCAGATCAGTGCGACCCTCCAGGGTGCCGTGGTAGGTCTCACCCAGGCTTTTGAAAAGCGCCCGTAGCGCGGTGGATTGCGCGGGGTCGCCGGTCTGCACGAGGTAGGCGATGCGCATGGGCTCGGGCCAGACGAGGGGCAGGCGGTTGTCGATGGGCCAGGCGTCGTCCTCCAGCACGAGGGTGAGGGATTTGACGCCGTGGGGCATAGCTCCGGCTAGTTCAAGGTGGCCGTTGGCCGGGAGGGCGGCGAGGCGGGGTTCGGTCTGCTCGCCGTTGATTTCGATCCACCAGCGGCGTTCGACGGGCTGGTCGCTGTAGTTCTTTAACAAGGTGCGCCAGAGGGCTTCGCCGTTGCGCATGCCGACTTGCACGCCAGCGAAACCGGCGTTGTCGAGAGGGCGGCCCGCGCTGAGGACGGCTAGCTTCGGGTCGGGCGCATCGGGCGGGTGGTCGGTGACAAAGATAACCGCCCCTTCCGGGCCGACGAGGGCGCGGACGGTGGCGAGCGCCCCGGAGGGATCATGGACGCCGAGCGTGGGTTGCCATTCGCTGGCGAGGCGGAGAAGTTCCTGCCGGTCCTCCCCACGGTAAAGCACGGGGGCGCGGGGATCGCTTTCCATTAACAACCAGTCGGTCTGTGCGGCGGTGCCGGAGAGCGTCTGCGTTTGCTCGCGGAGGGCCTCCAGCAACTCGGGCCGGAAGGCGTCCATCGAGAGCGAGCTGTCGAGCACGAGCGCAATTCGCTGCCGGGTTTGTTCGCCGATCCAGCGCGGTTGCAGGAGTAGCCAGGTAATGAGCAGGGCGGCGAGCACTTGCAGCCAGAACGTGACCGAGTGCCGCCAGAAGACGAACTTGCGCCCACCGTGGCGTTCATTGGAGCCGCGTTGGACGAGAAAGAGCGTGCTGATAATGAGCGGCTGGCGGTTGCGGTGCAGGCAGTGAATGAGCACCAGCGCCGGGAGCATGAGCAGGCCCCACCAGCCGGGGGGATTGGAAAGGATCAGGTGCACAACTCGACTCCTCCCCGTGGCCCGGCGAGGGCGAGCAGTTGTTCGGTCAGGGAGGCGTCGGCGTCGATCCGCGAGAAGCTGGCCGCGTGGCGGGCGGCGGCGTCCGTCCAGCGCGAGAAGTGCCCGTCGTAGGCGAGCCGGTAGCGGTCGATGTCCTCGCGGGTGAAGTAACGGTGCACGCGCCGGTCAGTCTCGCAGTCGAGCAATTCGACGTTGCCGAGCCAGCCGGGGGCGGCCTCGGCCCGGGTGTGTACGCACAGCAGCACGATACTGCTTCCGCTCCGGGCGAAATCGGCCAGCTGGGCTTCGGGGTCCTGGTCGAAGAGAAAGTCGGAAACAACCACGCGCATCGACCGGGTGGACCACGGGATACGTCGCCAGTCCATGAGGCTCTCTGTGGCAGCGCCCGGCGGGGGCAGCGTCCAGTCCCCGGCGCGGAGGGCTTCCTGTTGGGTGGGGAGGACTTCGCCGCCCGCGGTGAGAAAGACGTTGAGCAGGGCGGCGTTGCGCCAGGCGCTGTGGCAGGCGAGGTAAAAAACTTCCAGCGCTCGCACGGCCTTGGCCGGTTCCACAAACATCGACGCCGAGAGATCGAGCACGAGGTCCACCTGCGGGCGAACTTCCTCGCGGTAGAGCTTCATCGTGTAGTGGCCGCTGCGGGCGTAGGCTTGCCAGTTGATGTAGCGCGGGTCGTCGCCGGGGACGTAGGGCCGGTGGTCCTGAAAATCAATCGAGCTGCCGATGCCCGCTCCGGCCCAGTTGCCGGTCTGCCCGCGCCAGTTTTGCCGGTTAAAGGGCAGGCGGAACTGTCCGGCGAGGGCCTCGCTCTCGGAGATGAGGGCGGCCAGGGATTTTGTGGCCTTCGCCTGTGCCAATCGCTCGCCGATGGTCATGGCCGGGCGCTGTCCGCGCTGTCAGCGGCGGGGAGGTCGTGTTCGAGGACGGGGGGCGGGGCGACGCTGGCGCGCTCCTTGCGGGTCCGCAGCAGGGCGGTGGCTCTTTTCTCCATCTGCGCGACGAGGCGGTGCTGGGGGACGGCTTTGATCGCGATAGCGATGAGCGAGAGCGCCGTGGTCGTGTAGCAGGTGTAGATGTAGAAGGAGTAAAAGGCGGCGTGTGGGCGGCCAATGACGCCGTGCTTGCCGGTGAGCTCCAGAAACAGCACCGAGGTCGGAATCCACCCGGCCCCGAGCGTCAGGCGCGCGCCGGTCTGCTCCTGAATGAGATGGAGCAGGAGCATGAGCAGCCCGAGGCAGAGCTGGATGAGGAACATCAAGCGTCCGTAGTTGCGGCGGGTAAAGGGCGTGTAAAGCAGGACCGCAAAGGGGAAAAGCGCGGCCCCGGCGGCGAGGATGAAAAAGTTGCGCATCTCCGCGTTGACCCTGTCGCCGCTGAGCGGAATGAGAGCGATGAGCAG
Protein-coding regions in this window:
- a CDS encoding DUF58 domain-containing protein — its product is MTIGERLAQAKATKSLAALISESEALAGQFRLPFNRQNWRGQTGNWAGAGIGSSIDFQDHRPYVPGDDPRYINWQAYARSGHYTMKLYREEVRPQVDLVLDLSASMFVEPAKAVRALEVFYLACHSAWRNAALLNVFLTAGGEVLPTQQEALRAGDWTLPPPGAATESLMDWRRIPWSTRSMRVVVSDFLFDQDPEAQLADFARSGSSIVLLCVHTRAEAAPGWLGNVELLDCETDRRVHRYFTREDIDRYRLAYDGHFSRWTDAAARHAASFSRIDADASLTEQLLALAGPRGGVELCT